CCTGTCTTTATATTTATACAAATATATTTCAATTTTCTCTAAATTTAGCCTCTAAAATTCCACGAGGTATTATATACTTATTTTTAACTTCACTGCGTTAGTTGCTTTTAGAGAACATAAGTAAAACCATAAATTAAAACTCATTGTTTAGAGCTTAAGTTAAATTAAGCCTAATTTTATACACAAGAAGAAAAACATACACGAAAAATAAAAACAAGCTATCTATTTATCACACCATAGCTTTGGATAACTCCTGTCACATCTAAAGAAGAGTATATAGCATTCATTAAGACCGCCAAGGTTAAATTTATAAGAGCAAAAGATAGTAGACACAAAAGTAATCCGTCTATCACAATAAAACAAAGATAACAATAAAGATAATAAAGAGAAAGAAAAACCACAATAAATAAAAAGCAGTATCATAAAAGATATAAAGCATTAAAGATAGATGTTTTAATTATATGTTTATATAAGTTAAAATCTTAGTTGGTTTAGATCTAATATTAGGTAGTTTAAGATTTTGTATTTGGATAATAAGTAGTAGAATAATTAACAAAGCTCGCAGCGACTTACTTTCCCGACATCCCAGTAAGGGAGAGTATCATCAGCCAGGACGAGCTTAGCTTCTTGGTTCGAGATGGAGCAAGGCGTTTCCTCGTCTGTATAGCCACGAGCAGTGTTAAATAAAGGATTAGTGATTAATCTCTTATTTAACACTGTAGTGATATTTTGTTAAGAGTAAAGCATGTTTATAAAAACATTCTTCTTACTAAGGTTTTATCCTTAACAAGGAAGTGATGCTTAAAAGATAAGCAAACGAGCTATTAGTACTGGTCAGCTAAATGACTTTCATCAATTACACACCCAGCCTATCAAACTAGTAGTCTACTAGAGCTCTTAAAAGAAGATTCATCTTGGAGTTGGCTTCGAGCTTAGATGCTTTCAGCTCTTATCACATCCCAACGTAGCTACTGAGCGATGCCCTTGGCAGGACAACTCATACACCAGTGGTTGGTTCAACCCGGTCCTCTCGTACTAGGGTCAACTCTCCTCAATCTTCTTACGCCCACGGCAGATAGGGACCGAACTGTCTCACGACGTTCTGAACCCAGCTCGCGTACCGCTTTAAATGGCGAACAGCCATACCCTTGGGACCTGCTCCAGCCCCAGGATGCGATGAGCCGACATCGAGGTGCCAAACCTCCCCGTCGATGTGAGCTCTTGGGGGAGATCAGCCTGTTATCCCCGGGGTACCTTTTATCCTTTGAGCGATGGCCCTTCCACACAGAACCACCGGATCACTAAGACCGACTTTCGTCTCTGCTTGACATGTATGTCTCGCAGTTAAGCTGGCTTATACCTTTATACTCTACGAACGATTTCCAACCGTTCTGAGCCAACCTTTGTAAGCCTCCGTTACATTTTGGGAGGCGACCGCCCCAGTCAAACTACCCACCAGACATTGTCCTACTTACGGATAACGTAAGCTAGTTAGCTATCAGAATAAAGAAGAGTGGTATCTCAACAATGGCTCATATACAACTGGCGTCATATACTCAAAGCCTCCCACCTATCCTGCACATCTTTATCCCAATAGCAGTGTCAAGCTGTAGTAAAGGTCCACGGGGTCTTTCCGTCTTGCCGCGGGTAGGAGGAATTTTCACCTCCACTACAATTTCACTGGATCCCTCTTCGAGACAGCTCCCATCTCGTTACGCCATTCATGCAGGTCGGTATTTAACCGACAAGGAATTTCGCTACCTTAGGACCGTTATAGTTACGGCCGCCGTTTACTCGGGCTTCGATCAAATGCTTCGATTGCTCTAACATCATCAATTAACCTTCGAGCACCGGGCAGGCGTCACACCCTATACATCCTCTTACGAGTTAGCAGAGTGCTGTGTTTTTGGTAAACAGTCGGGAGGGACTCTTTGTTGTAACCTTCAATGCTTACGGAGTAAATCCTTCACAAAGTTAGGCACACCTTATACCGAAGATACGGTGCTATTTTGCAGAGTTCCTTGAAGAGAGTTCTTCCACGCGCCTTAGAATACTCATCCCACCCACCTGTGTCGGTTTACGGTACGGGCAACATTATCTAAACTTAGAAACTTTTCTTGGCTCGACAGTATCAGCAATTCACACGCTGTTCCGAAGAACTTTGTGTGCCTGTAGGGTCTCGGCTTAAAAAGATCCGGATTTGCCTGGATCTTAACCTACACCTTTCGACTAGCACTTCCATCCGCTAGCTTGCTTAACTCTAAGCGTCCTTCCATCGCACAATAATGTTGGCATTGGAATATTAACCAATTTTCCATCGCATACCCCTTTCGGACTTTGCTTAGGACCCGGCTAACCCTACGATGACGAGCATCGCGTAGGAAACCTTGGGTTTACGGCGTTGGGGATTCTCACCCCAATTATCGCTACTCATGCCTGCATGCTCACTTGCATCCGCTCCAGTACTCCTTACCGGTATACCTTCAACGCTGAATGCAACGCTCTCCTACCACTTAGTAAAACTAAGTCTAAAGCTTCGGTACTCATTTTAGCCCCGTTATATTTTCCGCGCAGAATCACTAGACCAGTGAGCTATTACGCTTTCTTTAAAGGATGGCTGCTTCTAAGCCAACCTCCTGGTTGTTTCAGTAACTCCACATCGTTTTCCACTTAAATGAGATTTAGGGACCTTAGCTGTTAGTCTGGGTTGTTCCCCTCTCGACGACGGATTTTATCACTCGCCGCCTGACTGCCATGATTACACACTAGGTATTCGGAGTTTGATAGGGTTTGGTACATTGGTGTATGCCCTAGCCCATTCAGTGCTCTACCCCCTAGTGTTACTACATGACGCTATACCTAAATATATTTCGGAGAGAACCAGCTATCACGATGTTTGATTGGCCTTTCACCCCTATCCACAAGTCATCCCATAGCTTTTCAACGCTAGCGGGTTCGGTCCTCCACTGGTTCTTACACCAGTTTCAACCTGCTCATGGATAGATCACATCGTTTCGGGTCTGCAACATCTGACTAAACGCCCTATTAAGACTCGCTTTCGCTACGGCTCCGGGTTTCCTTAACCTCGCCAGACATCACAACTCGCAGGCTCATTATGCAAAAGGCAGTCCATCACCCTGATAAATCATAGGGCTCTGAATGATTGTAAGTAAATGGTTTCAGGTTCTATTTCACTCTGATCACCTCAGTTCTTTTCACCTTTCCCTCACGGTACTTGTGCGCTATCGGTCTAGTAGTAGTATTTAGGGTTGGATCGTGGTCGACCCAGCTTCAGACAGGATATCACGTGTCCCGCCCTACTCAGGATACTGCTAAGTAAAACAAAGTTTTCATATACGGGGGTATCACCCTCTACGCCTAAGCTTTCCAGCTTATTCTATTAACTAAGTTTAGTCTATGTTGCAGTCCTACAACCCCGTTAGTAAACTAACGGTTTGCCCTCTTACGCGTTCGCTCGCCGCTACTAGCGTAATCTCTATTGATTTCTCTTCCTGTTGGTACTAAGATGTTTCAATTCCCAACGTTCGCTCCATTATATGGTAACTGACATCGCTATCAGTTGGGTTGCCCCATTCGGAAATACCCGGATCAAAGCCCCTTGACGGCTCCCCGAGTCTTATCGCAGCCTGGCACGTCCTTCGTCGCCTCTACTAGCCAAGGCATCCACCACTTACTCTTAGTAGCTTACCTTTTTTAGTATATATTATATTCTAATTCGCATCACTTCCTTGCTAAAGATAACCACCTATACTTCGCAAAGTAGCAAAGCTACTTTTTACGACAAGGAGTATAAATACTCCCTTGACCCACCTAAAGCACACCGCTTCTTACTGAAGCGCCGTAAATTTAGAATCAAGCTTTATAGTTTTTAGTTATTACATCTAGTATCTTAAACTCCAAGACGGAAAGCATTGACAGATAGTATAGATAAGTTTTAAATCCTATAGTATCTTGTGATGTCAAACTTCTGCAATTTAATGCAATGAGTTTAGATATCTAAATCTTTAACAAGTCCTGTAAAATTGTTTTTATTAAAACTTGCTTGTGACTCTTAACAATAATAAATAAAAGAACATTAGATTAAAAAATCTAAATCAAATTTTTGAAATTTAAAAACTTGATTTAGATTTCATAAGCCGATAAACTATTTAAGCACAATCTATTAAATTGGGGATGTGATTATAGCTAATAAATCTTATAATAATCTTTATGGTGGGCCTAACAAGACTTGAACTTGTGACCTCACCCTTATCAGGGGTGCACTCTAACCAGCTGAGCTATAGGCCCTCTTTAATAAAAAATCTGGTGGAGAATAGCGGGATCGAACCGCTGACCTCCTGCGTGCAAAGCAGGCGCTCTCCCAGCTGAGCTAATTCCCCATATTATCTATCTAATCTAAAACTAGAAAGATAAATCTTTATTAGCCGTCAATCTTTCAAAACTAAACAAGGATCGATTGAGTAAATACTAAGGTTAGTTAGTATTTAAATTTTCCTTTGATGAATATCTTGTGAGAGAATATTCATTGTACTCTAGAAAGGAGGTGATCCAACCGCAGGTTCTCCTACGGTTACCTTGTTACGACTTCACCCCAGTCGCTGATTCCACTGTGGGCGGTAGCTAGTTTAGCATTCCGACTTCGAGTGAAATCAACTCCCATGGTGTGACGGGCGGTGAGTACAAGACCCGGGAACGTATTCACCGTAGCATGGCTGATCTACGATTACTAGCGATTCCGGCTTCATGGAGTCGAGTTGCAGACTCCAATCCGAACTGGGACATATTTTATAGATTTGCTCCATCTCGCGATATTGCTTCTCATTGTATACGCCATTGTAGCACGTGTGTCGCCCCGGACATAAGGGCCATGATGACTTGACGTCGTCCACACCTTCCTCCTCCTTGCGAAGGCAGTCTCATTAGAGTGCTCGGCCGAGCCGTTAGCAACTAATGACGTGGGTTGCGCTCGTTGCGGGACTTAACCCAACATCTCACGACACGAGCTGACGACAGCCGTGCAGCACCTGTCTTAACATTTCTGCAAGCAGACACTCTTCCATCTCTGGATGATTTGTTAGATATCAAGTCCGGGTAAGGTTCTTCGCGTATCTTCGAATTAAACCACATGCTCCACCGCTTGTGCGGGTCCCCGTCTATTCCTTTGAGTTTTAATCTTGCGACCGTACTCCCCAGGCGGTATACTTAATCCGTTAGGTGCATTACTGCCATGACTAGCATAGCAACAACTAGTATACATCGTTTAGGGCGTGGACTACCAGGGTATCTAATCCTGTTTGCTCCCCACGCTTTCACGCCTTAGCGTCAGTTGAGTTCCAGCAGATCGCCTTCGCAATGGGTATTCCTGGTGATCTCTACGGATTTTACCCCTACACCACCAATTCCATCTGCCTCTCCCTCACTCTAGATTATCAGTTTCCCAAGCAGTTCTATGGTTAAGCCATAGGATTTCACAAAAGACTTGATAATCCGCCTACGCGTCCTTTACGCCCAGTGATTCCGAGTAACGCTTGCACCCCCCGTATTACCGCGGCTGCTGGCACGGAGTTAGCCGGTGCTTATTCGTTAGGTACCGTCATGGTTCTTCCCTAACAAAAGGAGTTTACGCTCCGAAAAGTGTCATCCTCCACGCGGCGTTGCTGCTTCAGGGTTTCCCCCATTGAGCAATATTCCCTACTGCTGCCTCCCGTAGGAGTCTGGACCGTGTCTCAGTTCCAGTGTGACTGATCATCCTCTCAGACCAGTTATGCGTCATAGCCTTGGTGAGCCATTACCTCACCAACTAGCTGATACAATATAGCCTCATCCCTTAGCGAAAAACTTTCCCGACTTAACTTATATTAAGAAGGAGTATAGAGTATTAGCAGTCATTTCTAACTGTTGTCCTCTACTAAGGGGCAGATTAGCTATACATTACTCACCCGTGCGCCACTAAGATTAAATAGCAAGCTACTTAATCTCCGTTCGACTTGCATGTATTAGGCACGCCGCCAGCGTTCACTCTGAGCCAGGATCAAACTCTCCATATAATTTATATGAAGTTTTTAATCTAAAAACTTTTGTTTTTTATTTATTAGTTTTAGTTTGCTAAGATAGCAAACTGGCTCAATCGATCACTTGTTTAGATTTCAAAGATTGACTAATAGTTTAACATTAATAATTTAAAAGAACAACGATAAAAAGGAAAGCTTTATTAACTCAAGAAGGTTAAAAGTGGTTTCTCTCAACTCGTGAGCTGGAATTATACAGGCATGATGCTTAAAGAAAGATTAAAAAGAGAGGGGAGATTGAAAAAAGTTGGGAAAAATTTAGAATGGGAAATTTTAGAGGAAAGATAGTGGGGTGTGCTTACATTATTATAGTGTAATTTCCATTCATATTACAAAAACCATTACATAATAATCATAAATCATCAAACAATTGACGTTTAAACCTCAAAAACATTAACTCTTAACACAAACCAACAATAAATATTGAGAAAGAAATATAAGAAAAGAATAAATCACTGGCGGATAGAGAGAGATTCGAACTCTCGGTGAGTTGCCCCACACACGCGTTCCAGGCGTGCTCCTTAAACCGCTCGGACATCTACCCTTATTTGAAGAGATGTATTATATCAAATTTTATAAGCAAAATGTTGTCTTAAAATCGATTTCATATATTTTTATATTTAAAATGAAACTAATTTTTGTTTAAACTAGATATATCCATAATGTATTAATTATAAATATTTCAACAAGATCGGTATTTAATATGAAAATAAAGTAATAAGTTTGTAAATAAAAATATTTTTTAATTAAATAAATGTTATAATCACTTTCAAAAATATTTAGGGAAAAATTTGCATTCTACTATTATTCTTGCTCTTTTACTTATTATACTTGGTATTTTTTCATTATTTGTCGGCGTGCTTGATGTGCAAATAGAAGGGATTTTAAAAGGTGATACGCAGCAGATACATACTCTGTTAGCATCACGCCTACCACGTCTTTTAGCCATAGTTTGCACCGGAGTTGGTTTGAGTGTAGCAGGTCTTATCATGCAGCAACTTTGCATGAATAAATTCGTCTCTCCGACCACTGGCGGCACGATCGCCTCGGCACAACTTGGGATATTGATAGCCCTTATCTTTATGCCGGACTCCACGCTTTACTCAAGAGCATTTTTTGCATTTTTAACCGCAATGGTAGGAACATGGATATATGTGGCTTTTATACAAACTATCAAATTTAAAGATACCGTTATGGTGGCACTTGTGGGAATAATGTTTAGCTACGTAATAGGTGGTATCACAAATTTTATCGCCTTTAAATACGATATGGTGCAAGTGCTTTCTACCTGGCTTACGGGTAGTTTTTCCCTCATACTTAGAGGCAGGTACGAGATAGTTTATATGGTAGTTCCGCTTGTCTTTGTGGCGTTTTTATTTGCAAACCACTTTAATATCGTCGGCATGGGAAGGGATTTCTCTAAAAATTTAGGCGTTCCTTATAATGTTGTGCTGTTTTTTGGACTAAGCATAGCTTCGATGCTTACCGCTTGTATCGTGGTGGTTGTGGGCACTATCTCATATATCGGTTTAATTGTGCCAAATTTGGTAACGATGTTTAAGGGCGATAAACTTCAAGGAACTCTGCTTGATACTGCTCTTTTTGGAGCTGTCTTTGTGCTTATTTGC
This is a stretch of genomic DNA from Campylobacter sp. RM6914. It encodes these proteins:
- a CDS encoding ABC transporter permease; the protein is MHSTIILALLLIILGIFSLFVGVLDVQIEGILKGDTQQIHTLLASRLPRLLAIVCTGVGLSVAGLIMQQLCMNKFVSPTTGGTIASAQLGILIALIFMPDSTLYSRAFFAFLTAMVGTWIYVAFIQTIKFKDTVMVALVGIMFSYVIGGITNFIAFKYDMVQVLSTWLTGSFSLILRGRYEIVYMVVPLVFVAFLFANHFNIVGMGRDFSKNLGVPYNVVLFFGLSIASMLTACIVVVVGTISYIGLIVPNLVTMFKGDKLQGTLLDTALFGAVFVLICDLIGRALISPYELPIELIAGIVGSAIFIGLLIFKLKTPRKRVRLAAGKTQESCQK